A genomic segment from Sparus aurata chromosome 10, fSpaAur1.1, whole genome shotgun sequence encodes:
- the usp12b gene encoding ubiquitin carboxyl-terminal hydrolase 12-A encodes MEILMTVRKIASICTMGANASALEKEIGPEQFPVNEHYFGLVNFGNTCYCNSVLQALYFCRPFREKVLAYKVSDERRFQNIRRVVFVYIQGRDAQQIGSHPHFKPSQTFLFPVSIRMRVKKLPMILALHLKRFKYMDQLHRYTKLSYRVVFPLELRLFNTSGDATNPDRMYDLVAVVVHCGSGPNRGHYITIVKSHGFWLLFDDDIVEKIDAQAIEEFYGLTSDISKNSESGYILFYQSRD; translated from the exons ATGGAAATACTGATGACAGTCCGAAAGATCGCCTCGATTTGTACGATG gGCGCCAATGCCTCTGCCTTGGAAAAGGAGATTGGACCGGAACAGTTTCCCGTTAATGAACACTACTTCGGATTGGTCAAC TTCGGGAACACCTGCTACTGTAACTCGGTGCTGCAGGCGCTGTATTTCTGTCGGCCGTTCAGGGAGAAGGTGTTGGCGTACAAGGTGAGTGACGAGAGACGCTTTCAAAACATACGGCGcgttgtgtttgtttatattcAAGGACGAGACGCTCAGCAGAT TGGTTCACATCCCCACTTCAAACCATCACAAAccttcctctttcctgtctcCATCAGGATGAGGGTGAAGAAGCTCCCGATGATCCTCGCCCTCCACCTGAAGCGCTTTAAATACATGGACCAGCTGCACCGCTACACCAAACTGTCCTATCGCGTCGTCTTCCCCCTGGAGCTCCGCCTCTTCAACACGTCCGGGGACGCCACCAACCCCGACCGCATGTACGACCTGGTGGCTGTCGTTGTACACTGTGGAAG TGGTCCCAACCGCGGACACTACATCACCATCGTCAAGAGCCACGGCTTCTGGCTGCTGTTTGATGACGACATCGTAGAG aaaATCGACGCGCAGGCGATCGAGGAGTTCTACGGTCTGACGTCGGACATTTCCAAGAACTCTGAGTCGGGATACATCCTGTTTTACCAGTCCAGAGACTGA